In Girardinichthys multiradiatus isolate DD_20200921_A chromosome 18, DD_fGirMul_XY1, whole genome shotgun sequence, a single window of DNA contains:
- the dusp14 gene encoding dual specificity protein phosphatase 14 produces MGSRSQSFFHHHHHHHHRSSMVPATVPRLLPESGSLLGGIAQITPNLFLSRGNVASNRSLLLSKGITCVVNATIELPNFNWPHMEYVKVPLADMPHSPISLYFDSVADKIHSVGRKRGAVLVHCAAGVSRSASLCLAYLMKYQRVSLAEAHAWVKARRPVIRPNSGFWRQLIEYERMLFGRNSVKMVQTPYGIIPDVYERDRRTLAPYWGL; encoded by the coding sequence ATGGGTTCCCGCAGCCAGAGCTTCTTCCAccatcatcaccaccaccaccatcgcAGCTCCATGGTTCCCGCCACAGTGCCAAGGCTGCTGCCAGAGAGCGGGAGTCTGCTGGGGGGCATCGCTCAAATCACCCCAAACCTATTCCTCAGCAGAGGGAATGTGGCGTCCAACCGCAGCCTGCTGTTGTCCAAAGGCATCACCTGCGTGGTCAACGCCACTATCGAGCTGCCCAACTTCAACTGGCCACACATGGAGTACGTGAAGGTCCCCCTGGCAGATATGCCCCACTCCCCCATCTCCTTGTACTTCGACAGCGTGGCCGACAAGATCCACAGCGTGGGCCGCAAACGAGGCGCGGTGCTGGTGCACTGCGCGGCCGGGGTGAGCCGCTCGGCCTCGCTGTGCCTGGCGTACCTCATGAAGTACCAGCGCGTGTCTCTGGCTGAAGCTCATGCTTGGGTAAAGGCTCGCCGTCCCGTCATCAGGCCCAACAGTGGCTTCTGGCGCCAGCTAATTGAGTATGAGAGGATGCTGTTTGGCAGGAACTCTGTTAAGATGGTCCAGACGCCATACGGGATCATACCTGATGTTTACGAGAGGGACCGCAGAACCCTCGCTCCTTACTGGGGCCTCTGA